In Fibrobacter sp. UWEL, one genomic interval encodes:
- a CDS encoding RNA polymerase sigma factor RpoD/SigA, with protein sequence MHIDSTDTTLKRYLEDIRRTAPLSREEEQILFQKAKEGDKIARKKLISANMRFVLKVAIQYRGCPIPLPDLVSEGAMGLVRAIESFEHTRGLKFISYGVWWIKAYITRAINEQGNLIRLPANQHLRVRKALHEQSRGKEINEEIRELIQIGQRGVSFDSPLKADSKATYAEVLPDGGASNPEAESEIQSVEALARDLMEQLPEREAKVITGIFGINQEAPQTLREVGESMNISHERVRQLRDQALRRIRKYNSKEFLQEKKDAFLAAINK encoded by the coding sequence ATGCATATTGACTCTACTGATACTACTCTAAAAAGATACCTTGAAGATATTCGTCGCACTGCACCTCTTTCCCGTGAAGAAGAACAGATTCTCTTCCAGAAGGCCAAAGAAGGCGACAAAATTGCACGTAAGAAGCTTATTTCCGCAAACATGCGTTTCGTTTTGAAGGTAGCCATCCAGTACCGTGGCTGTCCCATTCCCCTGCCGGACCTGGTAAGTGAAGGCGCTATGGGCCTGGTCCGCGCCATTGAATCTTTCGAACACACCCGTGGTTTGAAGTTCATTTCTTACGGCGTTTGGTGGATTAAGGCTTACATTACCCGCGCCATTAACGAACAGGGTAACCTGATTCGTCTTCCTGCAAACCAGCACCTCCGCGTGCGTAAGGCATTGCACGAACAGTCCCGCGGTAAGGAAATTAACGAAGAAATTCGCGAATTGATCCAGATTGGTCAGCGCGGCGTTTCCTTCGACAGCCCTCTGAAGGCAGACTCCAAGGCAACTTACGCCGAAGTGCTCCCCGATGGAGGCGCATCCAATCCCGAAGCAGAATCCGAAATCCAGAGCGTTGAAGCATTGGCTCGCGACTTGATGGAACAGCTGCCGGAACGCGAAGCTAAGGTTATTACCGGTATTTTCGGTATCAACCAGGAAGCTCCTCAGACTCTCCGCGAAGTGGGCGAATCCATGAACATCTCCCACGAACGTGTACGTCAGCTGCGTGACCAGGCTCTTCGCCGTATCCGCAAGTACAACAGCAAGGAATTCCTCCAGGAAAAGAAAGACGCGTTTTTGGCCGCCATTAACAAGTAA
- a CDS encoding class I SAM-dependent methyltransferase encodes MSIKEPDQSVWNRFWKRKNDMEKVYPSSPSVLQTIKKNFKLEGLKILEVGAGTGRDSAELARLGADVYVLDFAENSLKIVNSLRQKEQVFDNLHLVRGDAFKAPFPDETFDLVFHQGLAEHFKDPLPLIKENYRILKHGGHCLCDVPQTVHPYTIIKHILIAMDKWFAGWETQFTMPELKKLMRDGGFKCVYTYGDWMRPNLYYRMLREVCFKIGVELPKYPLQGTAYQKMKDKILDSLESVPLMHYTQLCIGVLGRKP; translated from the coding sequence ATGTCTATCAAAGAACCTGATCAATCTGTTTGGAATCGTTTTTGGAAACGCAAAAATGACATGGAGAAGGTTTATCCTTCCTCCCCGTCGGTATTGCAAACTATTAAGAAGAACTTTAAACTGGAAGGACTGAAGATCCTAGAAGTAGGTGCTGGCACTGGTCGTGATAGTGCTGAACTTGCTCGTCTGGGTGCTGATGTCTACGTTCTTGATTTTGCCGAAAACAGCCTGAAGATTGTGAACTCGCTCCGTCAGAAGGAACAGGTTTTTGATAACTTGCATTTGGTTCGTGGCGATGCCTTTAAGGCGCCTTTCCCGGACGAGACTTTTGATTTGGTTTTCCATCAGGGACTTGCGGAACATTTCAAGGATCCTCTGCCTCTGATCAAGGAAAACTATCGTATTCTGAAGCACGGTGGTCATTGCCTTTGCGATGTTCCTCAGACTGTGCATCCCTATACAATTATTAAGCATATCCTGATTGCTATGGACAAGTGGTTTGCCGGTTGGGAAACCCAGTTTACAATGCCTGAGCTGAAGAAGCTTATGCGCGATGGTGGCTTCAAGTGTGTTTATACATACGGTGACTGGATGCGGCCTAATCTCTACTATCGCATGCTTCGTGAAGTGTGCTTTAAGATTGGTGTCGAATTGCCGAAGTATCCGCTCCAGGGAACGGCCTATCAGAAGATGAAGGATAAGATTCTGGATTCTCTTGAGTCGGTTCCGTTGATGCATTATACTCAGCTTTGCATTGGAGTCTTGGGTCGTAAGCCCTAA
- a CDS encoding glycosyltransferase family 4 protein — MNILVVNYRDRLHPAAGGAEKHLHRIFSLIAQAGHQVVLFTTSFKGAQEREVVDGIQVVRKGGDLMFQLNCALNLRKLDKEFNFDVVVEDLNKLPLFTPLFLKKPVLVQMHHLWRGSIFHEAAFPVAFGVWFFERIIPFFYRKQDFVVVSPSTKRELCEIGIDEDRVAVIYNGSDDCGTTPEDDVQVERQSGIPYFLWLSRVHKYKGVWTALEAFAEFAKKHSDVKLMVAGDGPLLKKIPAWLKQRNLSDRVELLGFVSRERKRELLAGAVALLQTSYKEGWGLTVVEAAKLGTTTIACDVPGLRDSVRNGETGLLFQAGDAQACASEMDRLYCNDDLRTRLEEAAKNYVEEFRWDTAAELTTNLLQDLVIEHQVSAVAEDE; from the coding sequence TTGAACATACTTGTCGTTAATTATCGTGATCGTTTGCACCCCGCTGCTGGCGGTGCCGAAAAACACTTGCATCGAATTTTCTCCCTGATTGCCCAGGCGGGTCATCAGGTGGTTCTGTTTACCACTTCCTTCAAGGGGGCTCAGGAACGAGAAGTCGTGGATGGTATTCAAGTTGTCCGCAAGGGCGGCGACCTGATGTTCCAGCTGAACTGTGCTCTCAATTTGAGAAAGCTGGACAAGGAATTCAATTTTGATGTGGTGGTTGAGGATCTAAACAAGCTTCCTCTCTTTACCCCGCTGTTCCTGAAAAAGCCTGTGTTGGTGCAAATGCATCACTTGTGGCGAGGCTCAATTTTCCATGAGGCTGCTTTCCCTGTTGCCTTTGGCGTCTGGTTCTTTGAAAGGATCATTCCTTTCTTCTATCGCAAGCAGGACTTCGTGGTGGTGAGCCCCAGTACCAAACGAGAGCTGTGCGAAATTGGTATTGATGAAGATCGCGTTGCGGTAATTTATAATGGATCTGACGATTGCGGTACGACTCCCGAAGATGATGTTCAGGTGGAACGACAATCTGGTATTCCTTATTTCCTTTGGCTTTCTAGAGTCCATAAGTACAAGGGTGTTTGGACGGCGCTGGAAGCCTTTGCTGAATTCGCCAAGAAACATTCTGACGTGAAGTTGATGGTTGCCGGTGATGGCCCGTTGCTGAAGAAGATTCCTGCTTGGCTTAAACAGCGGAACCTTTCCGATCGCGTGGAGTTGTTGGGTTTTGTTTCCCGAGAAAGAAAGCGTGAACTTCTGGCTGGGGCGGTTGCCCTTCTGCAGACCAGCTATAAGGAAGGCTGGGGCCTGACTGTGGTGGAAGCTGCTAAGCTTGGCACTACCACCATTGCTTGCGACGTTCCTGGCCTTCGTGATAGTGTTCGCAATGGCGAAACGGGCTTGCTGTTCCAGGCGGGTGATGCTCAGGCTTGCGCCTCTGAGATGGATCGTCTTTATTGTAACGATGACTTGCGCACTCGTCTTGAAGAAGCTGCCAAAAATTATGTGGAAGAATTCCGATGGGATACTGCTGCGGAACTGACGACCAATTTGTTGCAGGATCTCGTTATTGAACATCAGGTAAGTGCGGTTGCTGAAGATGAATAG
- a CDS encoding lysylphosphatidylglycerol synthase transmembrane domain-containing protein yields the protein MNSKLKSFLVFCLKLLITLVPAYFVYRNIVLAPDWNIEDLYDLFTMNSVTPLVLAIACLGLSNFTACLQWKLLLEKQDIHLGYARLLKLYYVGLFFNNFMPGNVGGDAKKVYDIRMQGGQDTVGAGLTATFFDRLFGLHFITLFALAVGLLFFMYDPEQRAFMWPSLWICLGFCALFASLFSRRLGSLLCKLMTKFLPAKISERLTHMFKRFQQFRSVKLWVSISILSAITQSLRIFVHYFCGIAVGVDLSMSWYFYYIPLVAIVSALPISIGGFGPRELLAQSLFARAGVANLPSVVIQLLAYLVSLILSLVGAFLFLLGGEGPKAKTASEK from the coding sequence ATGAATAGCAAGTTGAAATCATTCCTGGTGTTCTGCCTGAAATTGCTGATTACGTTGGTGCCTGCGTACTTTGTGTACCGCAATATTGTGCTGGCACCGGATTGGAACATAGAGGACTTGTACGACCTGTTCACCATGAACAGCGTGACTCCGCTGGTACTTGCCATTGCCTGTCTTGGCTTGTCCAATTTTACCGCATGCCTTCAGTGGAAGCTTCTTCTGGAAAAGCAGGATATTCATCTGGGTTATGCCCGACTCCTGAAGTTGTACTATGTCGGGTTGTTCTTCAATAACTTCATGCCAGGCAATGTCGGCGGTGACGCAAAGAAGGTTTACGATATTCGCATGCAGGGCGGACAGGATACGGTGGGCGCAGGCCTTACGGCTACCTTCTTTGATCGCCTGTTTGGACTGCATTTTATTACTTTGTTTGCGCTTGCTGTGGGCCTCCTGTTCTTTATGTACGATCCTGAACAGCGTGCCTTCATGTGGCCCTCCCTGTGGATTTGTCTGGGCTTTTGCGCCTTGTTTGCTTCTTTGTTCAGCCGTCGTCTTGGGAGTCTTCTTTGCAAGTTGATGACGAAGTTTTTGCCTGCGAAGATTAGCGAACGCTTGACTCATATGTTCAAGCGATTCCAGCAGTTCCGTTCCGTGAAACTGTGGGTATCCATCAGTATCCTGTCTGCGATTACCCAATCCTTAAGAATTTTTGTGCATTACTTCTGTGGAATTGCTGTGGGTGTGGATCTTTCCATGTCCTGGTATTTCTACTATATCCCGCTGGTGGCTATTGTGAGCGCTCTGCCCATTTCCATTGGCGGCTTTGGCCCCCGCGAACTCCTGGCTCAGTCCCTCTTTGCCCGAGCCGGTGTGGCAAATTTGCCCTCGGTGGTGATCCAGCTTTTGGCTTACCTGGTGAGCCTTATATTGAGCCTTGTTGGCGCCTTCCTGTTCTTGTTGGGAGGGGAAGGGCCTAAGGCTAAGACTGCAAGCGAAAAGTAA
- a CDS encoding UvrD-helicase domain-containing protein, which produces MDAESILSGLNGDQRAAVLHDHDKGAQLLILAGAGSGKTSVLTKRIQYRILCGVQPEKILALTFTAKAAAEMRERVQKLFPNAGVRLCTFHSLALHILKSDVPCDLSKSQTGFIPAYQLLGFEKMPSPTESSDRDFLQQIKKTRLKPGSLLRENLFSDGLPRKVISRIKPLQQEVLRSGKVVFEDLIYLTIKLLETNEVAACYFREQWAEILVDEYQDINPSQYRMVKNLLGDRKSLFVVGDDDQAIYGFRGADIGNINRFRDDFKDSTLIRLEWNYRSVPNVLHLANDIFKNKPIHLQKVLRAGNPRGSGGNPLYTENRKPEVWVSDNPVEEIQRVVASIKELRMGYDLQWKNFAILVRYNRQRLYYEEALRDYNIPVCGDVVDVGDQGEVTVEDGIHVETVHASKGLQYAVVYYAGLAEDLTPGECTGNRKQRLKQLDEERRLYYVGVTRAEAYLILLYCKKRFWKGRLRKYRRSRFLPKPQPETEIVMPMILFRIWAILTVFGFMFVQICKVPYVLIRYGKNSNVWVDKKIQEFGRYTMNRLRIDLTIDDQAKLGAVDWNRPVFVIGNHGSFLDIPIAFLAIQKTIGFVAKKTLGRIPFLHFWMVRIGCVLINRTSGNAAVAIRKAIAERGQGARIFIFPEGHRSKDGKLGPFKSGAFRFAAENDGIILPLVIRGSGATWEQRKSSKRCKVSVQILDPVDVGAMKKNESFDLKKDVMFALRDKMSAAL; this is translated from the coding sequence ATGGATGCAGAAAGCATCCTCTCTGGACTGAATGGTGACCAGAGGGCGGCCGTGTTGCATGACCATGACAAAGGAGCTCAGCTTTTAATTCTTGCTGGTGCGGGTTCCGGAAAAACTTCCGTGCTTACCAAACGAATCCAATACCGAATTTTATGCGGGGTGCAGCCGGAAAAGATTTTAGCCCTGACGTTTACGGCAAAAGCGGCGGCAGAAATGCGGGAACGAGTGCAGAAACTTTTTCCCAATGCTGGGGTTCGGCTTTGCACGTTCCATTCGTTGGCGCTACACATCCTGAAGAGCGATGTCCCCTGCGATTTGTCAAAATCACAGACGGGTTTTATTCCTGCGTACCAATTATTGGGCTTTGAAAAAATGCCGTCCCCTACGGAATCTTCGGACCGTGACTTTCTGCAGCAAATCAAGAAGACCAGACTGAAACCGGGAAGTCTGCTTCGTGAAAATCTCTTTTCCGATGGTTTGCCTAGAAAAGTGATTTCGAGAATAAAACCGTTGCAGCAGGAAGTGTTACGGTCGGGGAAGGTGGTCTTTGAGGACTTGATTTATTTGACCATCAAGTTGTTAGAGACGAACGAGGTTGCCGCCTGTTATTTTAGAGAACAGTGGGCTGAAATTCTGGTGGATGAATATCAGGATATTAATCCGTCCCAGTACCGCATGGTGAAAAATCTTTTGGGAGATCGGAAGTCCCTTTTTGTGGTAGGGGATGATGACCAGGCAATTTATGGTTTTCGCGGGGCGGACATCGGAAACATCAACCGCTTCCGGGATGATTTCAAGGACAGTACCTTGATCCGTCTGGAATGGAATTATAGGTCCGTGCCTAACGTGTTGCACTTGGCCAATGACATTTTCAAGAATAAACCCATCCACCTTCAGAAAGTACTGCGGGCTGGCAATCCTAGGGGCTCCGGCGGTAATCCCCTTTATACGGAAAACCGCAAGCCGGAAGTCTGGGTGTCGGACAATCCCGTGGAGGAAATCCAGCGGGTGGTGGCTTCTATCAAGGAACTGCGTATGGGCTACGACCTGCAATGGAAAAACTTCGCCATTCTGGTTCGGTACAACCGGCAGCGTCTCTATTATGAGGAGGCCCTTCGAGATTACAACATCCCGGTCTGTGGGGACGTGGTGGACGTAGGGGACCAGGGGGAGGTTACGGTCGAAGACGGAATCCATGTGGAGACGGTTCATGCTTCTAAGGGATTGCAGTATGCGGTGGTCTATTATGCAGGTCTTGCTGAAGATTTAACGCCAGGGGAATGTACGGGAAATCGCAAACAGCGTTTAAAGCAGCTGGATGAAGAACGTAGGCTGTATTATGTAGGCGTCACTCGAGCGGAGGCCTATCTGATTTTATTATATTGCAAGAAAAGATTTTGGAAAGGCCGCCTTCGAAAGTATAGGCGCTCCCGCTTTTTGCCAAAACCGCAACCTGAGACGGAAATTGTTATGCCAATGATCCTTTTTAGAATTTGGGCAATCCTTACGGTGTTCGGATTTATGTTCGTTCAGATTTGTAAGGTCCCTTATGTACTGATTCGTTATGGAAAGAATTCTAATGTCTGGGTAGATAAGAAGATTCAGGAATTTGGCCGCTACACCATGAACCGACTCCGTATCGACTTGACCATCGATGACCAGGCGAAGCTTGGCGCCGTGGACTGGAATCGTCCTGTATTTGTTATTGGTAATCATGGCTCCTTCCTGGATATTCCTATTGCATTCCTTGCTATCCAGAAGACCATTGGCTTTGTGGCTAAGAAAACCTTGGGCCGCATTCCTTTCCTTCATTTCTGGATGGTTCGTATTGGCTGCGTCCTGATTAACCGTACCAGCGGTAACGCCGCTGTTGCTATCCGTAAGGCCATTGCGGAACGCGGTCAGGGTGCTCGCATCTTTATCTTCCCGGAAGGTCATCGCAGTAAGGATGGCAAGCTGGGTCCCTTCAAGAGTGGCGCTTTCCGATTCGCTGCTGAAAACGATGGCATTATCCTCCCGCTGGTCATCCGCGGTTCCGGTGCTACCTGGGAACAGCGCAAGAGCTCCAAGCGTTGCAAGGTTTCCGTCCAGATTCTGGACCCGGTGGACGTGGGCGCTATGAAGAAGAATGAATCCTTCGATCTTAAGAAGGATGTGATGTTTGCTCTCCGCGATAAGATGAGTGCTGCGTTATGA
- the murI gene encoding glutamate racemase, whose product MIGVFDSGFGGLTILRDLQKALPEYDYLYLGDNARAPYGSRSFETIYRYTLQAVRELFSRGCPLVILACNTASARALRSIQQDVLPFEFPDRRVLGIIRPTAEEAGSFSQTGHIGIFATAGTVSSGSYTIEINRFFPDLKVTQHACPMWVPLVEYGEKGTEGAQFFVQKEVNALMREDPEIDAVLLACTHYPLLEAEIRKALPAGVRPVFQGDIVAHKTADYLKRHPEIESRLTKTGKTSYLTTDTAKFFEKGAKLFGMSDICAESLTF is encoded by the coding sequence ATGATCGGCGTATTCGATTCCGGCTTTGGTGGATTGACGATCCTGAGGGACCTACAGAAGGCCCTGCCGGAATACGACTACCTGTATTTGGGCGATAACGCCCGTGCGCCCTATGGTTCCCGTAGCTTCGAGACTATTTACCGCTATACGTTGCAGGCCGTTCGCGAATTGTTCAGCAGGGGCTGCCCTCTGGTGATTCTTGCCTGCAATACGGCGTCCGCCCGAGCTCTCAGAAGCATCCAGCAGGATGTACTACCTTTTGAATTCCCGGACCGTCGAGTGCTGGGCATTATTCGTCCAACGGCAGAAGAGGCTGGCAGTTTTAGCCAGACAGGACATATCGGGATTTTCGCTACGGCGGGAACGGTGTCCTCCGGAAGCTACACCATTGAAATCAACCGCTTCTTCCCGGATTTGAAAGTCACCCAGCACGCTTGCCCCATGTGGGTTCCTCTGGTGGAATACGGGGAGAAAGGTACGGAAGGGGCTCAGTTCTTCGTCCAGAAGGAGGTGAACGCCCTTATGCGGGAAGATCCTGAAATAGATGCTGTCCTTCTGGCTTGCACTCATTACCCCCTGCTGGAAGCGGAAATCCGGAAGGCTCTGCCTGCGGGAGTCCGCCCTGTATTTCAGGGGGACATCGTAGCTCACAAGACTGCGGACTACTTGAAGCGCCATCCAGAAATTGAAAGCCGCCTTACCAAGACTGGAAAAACCAGTTATTTGACCACAGATACCGCGAAATTCTTTGAAAAAGGGGCAAAACTCTTTGGAATGAGTGATATTTGTGCGGAGTCGTTGACTTTTTAG
- a CDS encoding biotin attachment protein, with protein sequence MKKIKFQDTSFRDGFQSIFGARVFAKDFMPAVEAACHAGITHFEAGGGARFQALYQNCGEDAFDMMDEFRRVVGPKARLQTLARGINVVALAPQPRDMIKLHADMFKKHGMTRIRNFDALNDVNNLIYSGKCITDAGLEHEVVVTMMELPPGCSGAHDPEFYERILKNILDAGVPFASVCFKDASGTANPNKVYETFKRARKLLGDDVELRIHSHDTCGTGVAQYVAAINGGADGVDLARKPLSGGTSQPDLFSMFHALKGSEFQLALGEDGIVDDHIKELMDANNVAVECLKDYNFPPEARQISPDVIFSPMPGGALTANTLMMRETKTFHLYDKVIKNMSECVARGGFASSVTPVSQFYFQQAYMNTINENAGRDRWFKMTEGYGKMLLGYQGKTPCEPDPELVKIAADQFKLEPFAKAHPGVQCAEEILEPGIPAAKKQLEDNGLPVTDENIFIVGCLQTKAGNKGIDFLKGERKIGVPKKDPNAAPAVDTKNMKAGQASTYRIALGNQSWDVQVSTLK encoded by the coding sequence ATGAAAAAGATCAAATTCCAGGACACCTCCTTCCGTGATGGTTTCCAGTCTATTTTCGGTGCCCGCGTGTTCGCAAAGGACTTCATGCCCGCTGTCGAAGCAGCATGCCACGCAGGTATCACTCACTTTGAAGCAGGTGGTGGCGCACGTTTCCAGGCCCTCTACCAGAACTGCGGCGAAGACGCATTCGACATGATGGACGAATTCCGTCGCGTTGTGGGCCCCAAGGCTCGTCTTCAGACCCTGGCCCGCGGTATTAACGTTGTGGCACTGGCTCCTCAGCCCCGCGACATGATCAAGCTCCACGCTGACATGTTCAAGAAGCACGGCATGACCCGTATCCGTAACTTCGACGCTCTTAACGACGTGAACAACCTGATCTACTCCGGTAAGTGCATTACCGACGCCGGTCTGGAACACGAAGTCGTTGTTACCATGATGGAACTTCCTCCGGGATGCTCTGGCGCACACGATCCGGAATTCTACGAACGCATTCTGAAGAACATCCTGGACGCAGGCGTTCCGTTCGCATCCGTTTGCTTCAAGGACGCTTCCGGTACCGCAAATCCCAACAAGGTTTACGAAACCTTCAAGCGCGCTCGTAAGCTCCTGGGCGACGACGTTGAACTCCGCATCCATAGCCACGATACTTGCGGTACTGGCGTTGCTCAGTACGTTGCAGCTATCAACGGTGGTGCCGATGGCGTTGACCTGGCTCGCAAGCCCCTTTCTGGTGGTACTTCTCAGCCGGACCTCTTCTCCATGTTCCACGCCCTGAAGGGTTCTGAATTCCAGCTGGCTCTCGGCGAAGATGGTATCGTTGACGATCACATCAAGGAATTGATGGACGCAAACAACGTCGCAGTTGAATGCCTCAAGGATTACAACTTCCCGCCCGAAGCACGTCAGATCTCTCCGGACGTGATCTTCTCCCCCATGCCGGGTGGCGCACTTACCGCCAACACCCTCATGATGCGCGAAACCAAGACCTTCCACCTGTACGACAAGGTGATCAAGAACATGAGCGAATGCGTGGCTCGCGGTGGCTTTGCTTCTTCCGTGACCCCGGTTTCTCAGTTCTACTTCCAGCAGGCCTACATGAACACCATCAACGAAAACGCTGGTCGTGATCGTTGGTTCAAGATGACTGAAGGCTACGGCAAGATGCTCCTCGGTTACCAGGGTAAGACTCCTTGCGAACCGGATCCGGAACTGGTGAAGATTGCTGCTGACCAGTTCAAGCTGGAACCGTTTGCAAAGGCTCATCCGGGCGTTCAGTGCGCAGAAGAAATTCTGGAACCGGGTATTCCGGCTGCAAAGAAGCAGCTCGAAGACAACGGTCTGCCTGTTACCGATGAAAACATCTTCATCGTCGGCTGTCTCCAGACTAAGGCTGGCAACAAGGGTATCGACTTCCTGAAGGGCGAACGCAAGATTGGCGTTCCCAAGAAGGACCCCAACGCTGCTCCGGCTGTGGACACCAAGAACATGAAGGCTGGTCAGGCTTCTACCTACCGTATCGCTCTCGGCAACCAGAGCTGGGACGTTCAGGTAAGCACCCTCAAGTAA
- a CDS encoding FISUMP domain-containing protein: MWDITQYLNPEIQYNDFEDSRDGQVYKTVVIGDLEWFAQNLNYDYHKGYQKLSYCLKDSKDSCAKYGRIYQWKYAVDSLGLLSAANINPDYENDHVQGVCPEGWWIPTWAEYYDKLWSYADVYTKESEYHWNTLLAMKGWLWETRGIECHGTDALGFSALPSKGNGTKGYIEFEVFLMWFADHQYVALYGSSGSIMPVDMHSLMSVRCVREVDMSNPPKRTERVVRRGNVEDYFNPDVKYDEFKDERDGQVYKSVKIGPHVWMAQNLNYKVDENTPCGGGINYRVGEEGDCALNGRLYPMDDAYDICPDGWHLPDSLEFESLMDESRADGDTTVIALRGEKGWDVNLYKALNTSGFTAIPAGRDVSDRSGRVLFHKETGFAAVFFIQNTDPLDDYRDLKTATITTRSVVPLYGKSPMRASIRCVKD, encoded by the coding sequence ATGTGGGATATCACCCAGTACTTGAATCCAGAGATTCAGTATAACGATTTTGAAGACTCCCGCGATGGTCAGGTTTACAAGACCGTAGTAATTGGTGACCTAGAATGGTTTGCACAGAATTTGAACTATGACTACCACAAAGGTTATCAGAAGTTGAGCTATTGCCTTAAGGATTCTAAGGATTCCTGTGCCAAGTATGGACGTATTTATCAATGGAAATATGCAGTGGATTCTCTTGGCCTTCTATCGGCTGCTAACATAAATCCTGATTATGAGAACGATCATGTGCAGGGAGTTTGCCCTGAGGGATGGTGGATTCCTACTTGGGCGGAATATTACGACAAATTGTGGAGTTATGCAGATGTGTATACCAAGGAATCTGAATATCACTGGAATACTCTTTTGGCGATGAAGGGATGGCTTTGGGAAACACGGGGTATTGAGTGTCATGGGACAGATGCGCTTGGTTTTTCCGCTCTGCCTTCTAAGGGCAATGGAACGAAAGGGTATATAGAATTCGAGGTGTTCTTGATGTGGTTTGCCGATCATCAGTATGTGGCTCTATATGGCTCATCTGGTTCTATTATGCCTGTAGATATGCATAGTTTGATGTCTGTTCGTTGTGTCCGGGAGGTGGATATGTCGAATCCTCCCAAGCGTACAGAGAGAGTGGTTCGTAGGGGAAATGTCGAGGACTATTTTAATCCGGATGTGAAGTATGATGAGTTTAAGGATGAACGTGATGGTCAAGTTTATAAGTCTGTAAAGATTGGACCTCATGTTTGGATGGCCCAGAACTTGAATTATAAAGTGGATGAGAATACTCCTTGCGGGGGAGGTATCAACTATCGAGTAGGTGAAGAAGGTGACTGTGCATTAAATGGACGCCTTTATCCCATGGATGACGCCTATGATATCTGCCCTGATGGTTGGCATCTGCCTGATTCCCTTGAATTTGAATCCCTCATGGATGAGTCCAGAGCTGATGGCGACACGACTGTAATCGCCCTCAGAGGTGAGAAAGGCTGGGATGTAAACCTGTATAAGGCTTTAAATACATCAGGCTTTACAGCAATTCCCGCGGGAAGAGATGTGTCCGATCGTAGCGGTAGAGTTTTGTTCCACAAGGAAACAGGATTTGCAGCTGTATTTTTTATCCAGAATACGGATCCGTTGGATGATTATCGGGATTTGAAGACTGCAACCATTACCACCAGGAGTGTAGTTCCGCTATATGGCAAAAGTCCAATGAGGGCTTCTATTCGGTGTGTGAAAGACTAA